From a single Mangifera indica cultivar Alphonso chromosome 19, CATAS_Mindica_2.1, whole genome shotgun sequence genomic region:
- the LOC123203128 gene encoding polypyrimidine tract-binding protein homolog 3-like: protein MAEPSKVIHVRNVGHEISENDLLQLFQPFGVITKLVMLRAKNQALLQMQDVPSAMAALQYYINVQPSIRGRNVYIQFSSHQELTTVDQNTQGRGDEPNRILLVTIHHMLYPITVEVLHQVFSPHGFVEKIVTFQKSAGFQALIQYQLHQSAVLARTSLQGRNIYDGCCQLDIQFSNLDELQVNYNNDRSRDFTNPNLPSEQKGRSSQSGYDSGVPFPQMANAAAIAAAFGGGLPPGITGTNERCTILVSNLNSDRIDEDKLFNLFSLYGNIMRIKLLHNKPDHALVQMGDGFQAELAVHFLKGAILFGKRLEVNFSKHPIITQGADTHEYINSNLNRFNRNAAKNYRYCCSPTKMIHLSTLPQDVTEEEILSHLEEHGTILNTKLFEMNGKKQALVMFETEEQATEALVCKHASSLGGSIIRISFSQLQSIRENSQ, encoded by the exons ATGGCTGAACCTTCAAAAGTTATTCACGTTCGCAATGTGGGCCATGAGATTTCTGAA AATGATTTACTTCAGCTATTCCAGCCGTTTGGAGTCATAACCAAGCTTGTGATGCTTCGTGCAAAGAATCAG GCTCTCCTCCAAATGCAAGATGTTCCTTCAGCCATGGCTGCTCTACAGTACTACATAAATGTCCAACCATCCATAAG GGGAAGGAATGTTTATATTCAGTTCTCGTCACATCAGGAGTTAACGACGGTGGATCAAAATACTCAAGGACGAGGGGATGAG CCAAACCGAATTCTCTTAGTTACAATTCATCACATGCTTTATCCTATTACTGTGGAAGTGCTGCACCAAGTTTTTTCTCCCCATGGATTTGTGGAGAAGATCGTAACATTCCAAAAGTCAGCTG GTTTTCAAGCTCTAATCCAGTATCAGTTACACCAAAGTGCTGTTTTAGCTAGAACTTCTCTTCAG GGTCGCAATATTTATGATGGTTGCTGTCAGCTAGACATTCAGTTCTCAAA CCTTGATGAGTTACAAGTGAACTACAATAATGATCGGTCAAG GGACTTTACAAATCCAAATCTTCCTTCAGAACAGAAAGGCAGATCTTCACAA TCTGGGTACGATTCAGGAG TTCCATTTCCACAG ATGGCCAATGCGGCTGCAATTGCAGCTGCCTTTGGGGGAGGTTTACCTCCTGGAATAACTGGGACAAATGAGAGGTGTACAATCTTGGTGTCCAACCTAAATTCTGAT AGGATAGATGAGGATAAGCTTTTCAACCTGTTCTCTCTCTATGGAAACATCATGAGAATTAAACTTCTCCATAATAAACCAGATCATGCACTTGTTCAGATGGGTGATGGCTTCCAGGCTGAGTTGGCAGTTCACTTTCTGAAG GGAGCCATACTGTTTGGAAAACGATTGGAAGTCAACTTCTCTAAGCATCCAATTATAACACAAGGTGCTGACACACATGAGTATATAAACTCGAATCTCAATCGCTTTAACCGTAATGCTGCAAAGAACTACCGTTATTGTTGCTCGCCGACCAAGATGATCCACCTTTCCACTCTACCACAGGATGTCACTGAAGAGGAGATTCTGAGCCACCTAGAGGAACATGGCACCATTTTGAATACCAAGCTCTTTGAGATGAACGGGAAGAAGCAGGCCCTTGTCATGTTTGAAACTGAGGAGCAGGCCACCGAAGCCCTCGTGTGCAAACATGCTAGCTCACTTGGTGGCTCTATAATCCGAATCTCCTTCTCCCAGTTACAGTCTATAAGAGAGAACTCACAATAA
- the LOC123202754 gene encoding ribonuclease P protein subunit p25-like protein: MDRYQRVEKPKAETPINENEIRITTQGRMRNYITYATTLLQEKGSNEITLKAMGRAINKTVMITELIKRRIVGLHQNTAIGSTDVTDMWEPLEEGLLPLETTRQVSVVTITLSKKELDTSSTGYQLPIPVEQVKPWVENDYDGVNNSNRVFESNGDGGYDGRRYVGRGRGRSRNFRGRGRGYGGGNMRQGSSHYNDYGGGIAPAQGRGRGRGQGRARGRGRIQGFRSDGSIPAAA, from the exons ATGGACCGGTACCAGAGAGTGGAGAAGCCGAAAGCCGAGACTCCTATTAACGAGAATGAGATTCGCATTACGACGCAAGGACGGATGAGGAACTACATTACTTACGCCACCACTCTCCTTCAG GAGAAAGGATCCAATGAAATCACTCTTAAAGCCATGGGGAGAGCCATTAACAAGACTGTGATGATCACTGAATTGATTAAG AGACGGATAGTGGGTCTACATCAGAACACAGCCATTGGTTCTACTGATGTAACAGATATGTGGGAGCCACTAGAAGAGGGTCTTCTTCC GCTGGAAACTACTCGTCAGGTATCAGTGGTAACAATTACTTTGTCCAAGAAGGAGTTGGATACATCCTCTACTGG GTATCAACTGCCTATTCCAGTGGAGCAGGTCAAACCATGGGTTGAAAATGATTATGATGGAG TTAATAATAGCAATAGAGTGTTTGAATCCAATGGAGATGGTGGCTATGATGGTAGACGGTATGTTGGAAGGGGTCGAGGAAGAAGCCGCAATTTCCGTGGCCGTGGAAGAGGCTATGGTGGTGGGAATATGCGGCAAGGATCAAGTCATTATAATGACTATGGGGGAGGTATCGCTCCTGCCCAAGGCCGTg GGCGGGGGCGTGGACAAGGCAGGGCCAGAGGCCGTGGACGCATTCAGGGTTTCCGATCTGATGGGTCAATCCCTGCAGCTGCTTAG
- the LOC123203767 gene encoding 60S ribosomal protein L3, with product MSHRKFEHPRHGSLGFLPRKRAARHRGKVKAFPKDDPSKPCRLTAFLGYKAGMTHIVRDVEKPGSKLHKKEACEAVTIIETPPLVVVGVVGYVKTPRGLRSLNTVWAQHLSEEVRRRFYKNWCKSKKKAFTKYSKQYESEEGKKNIQAQLEKIKKYATVVRVLAHTQIRKMKGLKQKKAHLMEIQVNGGTIAQKVDYAYGFFEKQIPIDAVFQKDEMIDIIGVTKGKGYEGVVTRWGVTRLPRKTHRGLRKVACIGAWHPARVSFTVARAGQNGYHHRTEMNKKIYKLGKAGQESHAAITEYDRTEKDITPMGGFPHYGVVKDDYIMIKGCCVGPKKRVVTLRQSLLAQTSRLALEEIKLKFVDTSSKFGHGRFQTTQEKQKFYGRMKA from the exons ATGTCTCACAGGAAGTTTGAGCACCCAAGGCATGGTTCCCTTGGATTTCTTCCAAGGAAGCGTGCCGCTCGCCACAGAGGAAAAG TGAAGGCTTTTCCCAAGGATGATCCAAGCAAGCCCTGCAGGCTCACTGCCTTCCTTGGATACAAGGCTGGTATGACCCACATTGTCAGGGATGTCGAGAAACCTGGATCTA AGCTTCATAAGAAGGAAGCTTGTGAGGCTGTGACCATCATTGAAACTCCTCCATTGGTGGTTGTTGGTGTTGTGGGATATGTGAAGACACCACGTGGTCTCCGCTCGTTGAACACTGTATGGGCTCAGCATCTGAGTGAGGAAGTGAGAAGAAGGTTCTACAAGAATTGGTGCAAGTCCAAGAAGAAGGCCTTCACTAAATACTCAAAGCAATACGAGTCAGAAGAGGGGAAGAAGAACATTCAAGCACAGCTGGAGAAGATCAAGAAATATGCAACTGTTGTCCGAGTTTTGGCTCACACTCAG ATTAGGAAAATGAAGGGTCTGAAGCAGAAGAAAGCTCATCTTATGGAGATCCAGGTCAACGGTGGAACCATCGCACAGAAGGTTGACTATGCATATGGCTTCTTTGAAAAGCAAATCCCCATTGATGCTGTTTTCCAGAAGGATGAAATGATTGACATCATTGGTGTCACTAAGGGTAAGGGTTATGAAGGTGTTGTCACTCGGTGGGGTGTCACCCGCCTTCCTCGCAAAACCCACAGGGGTCTGCGCAAGGTAGCTTGTATTGGTGCTTGGCATCCTGCTAGAGTCTCATTTACAGTTGCCCGAGCTGGTCAGAATGGATACCACCACCGTACGGAaatgaacaagaaaatttaCAAACTTGGCAAGGCTGGGCAGGAGTCCCACGCTGCCATTACTGAATATGACAG GACTGAGAAGGACATTACCCCAATGGGTGGCTTCCCGCACTATGGTGTAGTGAAGGATGATTACATTATGATTAAGGGATGCTGTGTTGGACCAAAGAAGAGGGTGGTTACTCTTCGCCAATCACTACTTGCACAGACATCTCGATTGGCTCTTGAggaaatcaaactcaagtttgtgGACACCTCCTCCAAGTTTGGTCATGGCCGATTCCAGACAACACAGGAGAAACAGAAGTTCTATGGACGCATGAAGGCATGA
- the LOC123203160 gene encoding uncharacterized protein LOC123203160 isoform X1: MNPSMIMKDRKSQVDCLKTTKKEMNEHVVHSEKHSNGVERAQMFNEDRDKSYSDATSLFREDNKALVVVAESRIFTSHEMSLFWGFGEQNGTENSAAQASETNLKSEDAGEKENELIVEKVAAPQVPEEPLHEHELSIIRGTSNGQNCENESLKLENTNSSPAGETSPRDAWRSDLVQIP, translated from the exons ATGAACCCATCTATGATAATGAAGGATCGCAAGAGCCAAGTGGATTGCCTGAAAACAACCAAGA AAGAAATGAATGAACATGTGGTACACAGTGAAAAACATAGCAATGGTGTAGAAAGAGCACAAATGTTTAATGAAGACAGAG ACAAGAGTTACAGCGACGCCACTTCGCTCTTCCGGGAAGATAATAAAGCCTTGGTGGTTGTTGCTGAATCACGCATATTCACCAGTCATGAAATGAGCTTGTTTTGGGGGTTTGGAGAACAGAACGGAACTGAAAATTCTGCTGCACAGGCCTCAGAAACCAACTTGAAAAGTGAGGATGccggggaaaaagaaaatgaactgATTGTTGAAAAAGTAGCAGCTCCACAAGTTCCTGAAGAGCCCCTTCATGAACATGAGCTTTCTATCATCCGTGGCACTTCCAATGGCCAGAATTGTGAAAATGAATCTCTCAAGCTTGAGAATACAAATTCATCTCCGGCTGGAG AGACTTCTCCTAGAGATGCATGGAGATCAGATTTAGTCCAGATACCATAA
- the LOC123203160 gene encoding uncharacterized protein LOC123203160 isoform X2, with protein MNEHVVHSEKHSNGVERAQMFNEDRDKSYSDATSLFREDNKALVVVAESRIFTSHEMSLFWGFGEQNGTENSAAQASETNLKSEDAGEKENELIVEKVAAPQVPEEPLHEHELSIIRGTSNGQNCENESLKLENTNSSPAGETSPRDAWRSDLVQIP; from the exons ATGAATGAACATGTGGTACACAGTGAAAAACATAGCAATGGTGTAGAAAGAGCACAAATGTTTAATGAAGACAGAG ACAAGAGTTACAGCGACGCCACTTCGCTCTTCCGGGAAGATAATAAAGCCTTGGTGGTTGTTGCTGAATCACGCATATTCACCAGTCATGAAATGAGCTTGTTTTGGGGGTTTGGAGAACAGAACGGAACTGAAAATTCTGCTGCACAGGCCTCAGAAACCAACTTGAAAAGTGAGGATGccggggaaaaagaaaatgaactgATTGTTGAAAAAGTAGCAGCTCCACAAGTTCCTGAAGAGCCCCTTCATGAACATGAGCTTTCTATCATCCGTGGCACTTCCAATGGCCAGAATTGTGAAAATGAATCTCTCAAGCTTGAGAATACAAATTCATCTCCGGCTGGAG AGACTTCTCCTAGAGATGCATGGAGATCAGATTTAGTCCAGATACCATAA